The sequence ATATATCCTTTTCCTTCTTTTTAGCGTTAAACCTTTCACTTAATTTTTCGAGTTCTTCATTACAAATCTTTTCTCGTAGGGTATAAGAATCTTGCTGAAGTCTTAGTTCTCCTTCTTCTTCGGGGCTTAATATTCTAAGAGTTTCAAGTTCTTTTTTTATTAAACTTAACTGTTCTCTTTCTGTCTTTCTTTTTTCGTAAACCATTATAGATACCTCACTGTAAATCTGTGTACCAGTGATTTGTTCAAGAATTGCTGATCTTTCATCATAATTGGCTTTTAAAAAAGATGCAAAGTCACCCTGTGCCAGAAGGATAGACCTTGTAAACTGATCGTATGTCATCCCTGTAAGTTCAATTATTTTTTCTTCTACTTTGTTTGTTCCTGTTTCTATGATTTTGTTTTCTTTAACCTCTTGTAACTCTCTTTTTGGATGTTGTAACTCTTTGGTTCTTTTTTGCCACCATAGGGCTTTATACAATCCCTTTTGTGTTTCGAAAGTAACCTCAGAAAAGCATTCATCAGTGTTTCTTGACATTAACTCGTTATTATTTTTGGAGATTTTGCCTAGTCTTGGAGTTCTACCGTATAAAGCAAGCGAAATGGCATCCAATATAGTAGATTTTCCAGCGCCAGTTTGCCCAGTAATTAAAAATATAGAATTTGATGTGAATTCAGGATGGGTAAAGTCTATAGTCCATTCGTTGTAAAGTGAATTTATATTCTTTAGCCTTATTTTAAGAATCTTCATTTAGTAAGTCCTTTTCGCTCATAGATTTTAGGATTTCTCTAAAGGCACCTCTCAATTCAACTCTTTGTTCTTCTGATATTAAGTTTTCCTCCAGGCACCTTTCAAAGATTGAAAACAAATCTAAGCTTAGGTCTTCATCTATAATTTCAGAATTATCTTCTGAAGCCTTCTGTAGCCTGTTATTTTTAATTTTTAGTATCTCTATTTTATTTGATCTAGGTAAATACTCTATTTGTTCCTTTAAGTTCGGCACTATTTCTTCGCCTGTATAAATTACTTCTAGATAATATTCTTTATCAGTTGATAATAAAATTTCAATTTTTTGTTTTATTTCCTCAAATGAACCGCTTAAGGAGATTAATTCTTTTTTTCTTGGCACTTCTACACTTTCTACGTTTAAAACTTCATTATAAAATTGAGCGAGGAATACTACTTTTTTCTGCTCATATGGTTTAAAATTCATTGGCAACAAAGAACCAGAATATCTAATTTTTTCATTTTTACCAACACTTTGAGGCGAATGAAGGTGACCGAGGGCGATATAATCGGCTTTTTGCGGCAAAAATTCTACTGGTATCTGGCACAACGATCCAACATAAAGATCTCTTATCCCATCGTTATCTTCTAACTTTGCTGAATTTAAAAATAAGTGCCCCATTACAATTATTGGAACATCCAGCCCCAACTCGTTCTTTTTGTTCTTTGCAACATCAAAGACGTCATCATAGTGCTTTTTGATAGCATTGATAATTTTCATCTCTCTTTCAGTGGTGTCTTCTTCTTCAGAAAATCTTATATCCCTTTCTCTTAAATATGGCACTGCACAGACTATTAGTATGGGTTTGTTTTCATTATCTTTTAAAACTATAACTTCGTCTTCTAACCTGTCAGATATTGATCCTATTACGTGAACGTTTAATGCCTTTAATATCTCTTTTGGCGCTGATAAAAAGGTTGGAGAATCGTG comes from Thermodesulfobium acidiphilum and encodes:
- a CDS encoding exonuclease SbcCD subunit D C-terminal domain-containing protein → MNKIKPLKVLHTSDWHIGDTICSKKRYDEFEVALNWLYSVIEEKDVDIVLISGDIFNTSTPSSQAQELYYRFLHNITRSKCKHVVITAGNHDSPTFLSAPKEILKALNVHVIGSISDRLEDEVIVLKDNENKPILIVCAVPYLRERDIRFSEEEDTTEREMKIINAIKKHYDDVFDVAKNKKNELGLDVPIIVMGHLFLNSAKLEDNDGIRDLYVGSLCQIPVEFLPQKADYIALGHLHSPQSVGKNEKIRYSGSLLPMNFKPYEQKKVVFLAQFYNEVLNVESVEVPRKKELISLSGSFEEIKQKIEILLSTDKEYYLEVIYTGEEIVPNLKEQIEYLPRSNKIEILKIKNNRLQKASEDNSEIIDEDLSLDLFSIFERCLEENLISEEQRVELRGAFREILKSMSEKDLLNEDS